TCATATAAatattaatccatccatccatccatcctactCCCAACCAATTATCCAGAAAAGGGTCACAGTGAGTCTACAGCAGTGATTCGCAATCCAGTCCTGAGACCTACAGGTTTTCACTATGACAGTTTGCCTCACCTCATGTTCCTGCACCGTgagaggaaccaagaacccCATCATTTGTTAGTGTGAGGCCACTGTGCTGTTCCAATATTAATGCACATAGAAGAATTTCCCGATACTGACTGTGGAGTTTTAATTGTTCATTGGTAGAACGTTTTTGCTGGTGTATTGCAGGTTCTGTCATGTTTTGTTCCCCTACACACAACTCCAATTATAAGAACCTAGACTAAGTTCCTCATTTCATCAGAGTTCATCGGGAAAATGAGGCAGTGATTACCTGAAATCTGTGATCTGGCCCTTTAATTAAGATTTAAACCTGCTTCAGATACTGATCCGCAGGGTCTTTGTCAGCTTTCCTTCTAATACAAAAAAGTTCATAAAAATTAAGCTTCTTATTTGTCCAGTTAATGACTGCATTAACACAACAGCACTAGACTTGATGTCTAAAAGCTTTTAAGGGCTTTTGACCAACAACCAGAGTGTCATCTCATCTTTTAAATATCACTcaattacatttgcattttctgGTCATTCAtcccaaaaaaaataactgcAGATATTAGTACATAACATAATATTATATACTTTAATCAAAATAACTAATTTATTAACCATTACTGCTTCCTTTTCTAGCCATTTATCCTACTCAGGAACACCTGGAGGCTAACCCAGGCAGCCAGGGGCACAACACTGGTGTCTGGCTTGGCCAGGGAGTCAGTCTGCTGCAGGATACAGACACTCCTGGCGAGTCAGAGAAGCCCGTTAGCTTGCATGGACTGTGGCAGGAAACTTGAGTATCCCAGGGAAAGCGGCACAGCACAGCAGAGGGCATGGAGCTAGGTGTAGCAATGCGACCTAATCAGCCACCAACCCGCGGGTCTCATACATTATCTAATTAAGCTGGACTAGTATTATTGTACAAAACGTTTTCTTCCACGTTAACTAGCCATTAAATCCGGCTATTCCGCTATTCCAATGATCTGCCGGCTAATAAGAAATCCTTAATGCTGgagataaataataaatagctGCATCGGTAAATGCCCTTGCTCATCATTTTCGTTtctgtataaaaataataacaataataaaaaaaagaacagattcCTTTATCTGGTCGTCAATAGATTCAATAGCCGTGAAGAACCTTACGGATATTTCGTTTTTCTTCCCATTGTCTATAGGTATGTACTTGTCTCCAATTAGTTACAGGAAATCAAAATTATCTTAAGGCGCACACTGCTCTACCGTTGACATAGACGATGAATATTTATCGAATAAAGATTTGCTGCATTTTTATGAGCCATCAAGCAATCGCACGCAACAGCAATTAATATTGCGGACTAAGCAGTTAGGCAGACTGGCCCGAATACGTTGCCCCAAATGCACAAACGTTAAATATGTCACCCAGCTACGTGGATTCATGACTTCACATGACTTTGAACTCAACCTACCATTAAGTGACCACTAACCCACTAACCTACTGTCAATGCCACCCTGTTCCTTATCCCATTGTCACCAACCCAGCGGCCGTGTCACCATCTGCGATTACACCGCACCTCCGCAGCCTTTATTCCTACGCTTTTCACATTCAGACTACAGATGTCATTAAGGATATCACCACGGATCCGACTTGTGCCGGGCTCTTAAAAGCATCGGCCCTttcgtttcatgaaatgaagcaTGCAAAGCGAAACCGTGCTCGCTGCGCCCTGCCGTTCAATATCTCCTGGCACGCGTGtattacatacatatatagtgtCATAATCATGCGTTTACCTTTAAACAAATAATCATATTCGTCGTCTCTGGTCCCCATCTTCCTCTagtcaaaaaaaattattatgtAGGCGAACCTTGgatatttgaaaatatatagGTATATAGAATGGGAAATAAGATGCTAGGAACGGCAGACGAGTGTGCCGAGCGCTTTGTTCGCTTATCAGCCGGGCATCCTCCCCTTAAATTCGGGATCTGCACTTCCGGGGTCACATTATTATACTGGATCAGTTACATGAATCTTcttcattatcatcatcatcatcttattattattattattattattattgttattattattattatcattattattattattattattagtagtagtatagtagtagtagtagtaataataatatacattatGAAACCAAGCATGCAAAGTTTAACTTATAAGGAAAtgacagatttttatttaatttggaAGCAAATAAATCAAAAGTAAAAAAGGATAAGTGAATCACTGAATGTCAATTAGCAATATGTGTCagttattaaaaacaaaaggtcTGACAGTGAATACTTAATGATGTGAGTTTTAAAAGCAACGTGAGGCAGCTAACACAAAGTGAGGCTGAGTTGCAGAATCTTTTGTCACAAAAGTTGCAAAAAGGTTTCAGGGGATcgtctaaaaaaaaataacaaaagcaTGTGCCAAACACGGCCAGACGGCATCAGTGGAGAGGAGGAGTGATCACAGGTTGAAGCTTCCCAGCAGGCAGATGCACACATTTAAAATTATACAACCCCATTTCCTAAAAAGTTGGGacactgtaaaatgtaaaaagagAATGCAATGCAAATCATTTAAACCCATATTTAgctgaaaatagaacaaagacaacatatcaaatccAACATATCAATTCAGcatgttttatgacaaatatatgctcattTTGAATTTGATAACTGGGACAGACGCAACAAAAGACGGGAAAAGTTGTGCAATGCTAAAACAAACACTGGGTTGAATATCtcacatctaattaggttaattaGCAATGGATCAGTAAGATGATTGGGTTtaaaaagagcctcccagagaggcagagtctctgtgcagtgaagatgggagaggttcaccactctgtgcagtgaagatgggagaggttcaccactctgtgcagtgaagatgggagaggttcaccactctgtgaaggactgtgtgggcaaatagtgcaagaatttaagaataatgttaCTCAATGTAATACTGCAAagaatttgggaatttcatCATCTACAGGACATAATATGTTTTAAAGATTCAGCGAATCCAGATAGATGTCTGTACGATAGAGATAAGGCCCAAGATCATTATTGGATAGTCATGATCTTCGGGTCCTCAGgcagcactgcattaaaaacagacacaatTCTATAGaggaaatcactgcatgggctcaggaacacttccgAAAACCACTGTCAGTGAACAGAGTGTGTCACTGCATCATGCAGGATGAAACTGCCATGCAAAGAAGAGAACAAATCTAAACGTGATCATGAAACCCCACCAACTTCTCTAGGCCTGAGATGGAGGCAAAATGGAAagctgtcctgtggtctgatgaATCAAAATTTCAAGCTGTTTTCGGAAATCATGGATGCCGTGTCCTCTGAGCTAAAAAGGAGCAGGATgtgtgttgctggcatcaaagcCAAATTGAGCATAtgtttgtcataaaacaataatattTCTCAGTTTtgacatttgatatgttgtctttgttctatttgcagttaaatatagatttatatgatttatataaatataggTTTATCTATTTTTATTGACATTTTACAGTGTCGCAACATTTTTGGAAACAGGGTTGTTGTCACTAAACTCCACAAAAGCATGGTATCAAAAATCACCGCCTCTGCGAGCTTCTGGGGCTGTTTTGAAACAATTTCTGTCAAAGTCAAGTGGACAAGCATTCATAACCTGGTGAAAGGTGCAAAAACACTAAACCCCTAAACTAAGGGAAAAGGTAATAAGGTCCGAATcgtttttcattcatttttctgCAGCCTGATGGGTTTAGGTAAATACTAATGACATACTTCCCATGCTGCCGTGAGTAGCAGCCAATTCAGCCCTAAATTTCatttgggattaataaagtaagTCAGTAAAttagtatgtatgtatgtatgtatgtatgtatgtgtgtatgtatgtatgtatgtatgtatgtactgtatgtatctatctatctatctatctatctatctatctatctatctatctatctgcaaTAAAGCCTCATCACTTGGATAGTCACTCCTTCCCCTCTCACTGTTGTGACAGTACACCATAATcacaaagcaaaaaaagaaTTAGATTGCATAAAGATTGTGAAATTAAAGAACATCTCCCTTCCAATCTTTTAACCATTCTCCAGTCAGTGTTGTGTAATGTATGGTTTTCACTTAGAAGcttattttttaagaaagataaggaaaaagaaaatgtatcAAAGTCTAACTCATTAGCACCTTCTGCAATACAGAGCAAATCCGGATTCTGACGTAtaataatttgaaaaaaaaaacattgaaagaatggtaacgctttacattaaccgcaccttcataatgcattcattatgcatttatagaacactCAAGGGCACCTCCATATTGCATatatagaacattcagtgcacctccatattgcatttatagaacattcagtgcaccatcaaaatgcatttatagaacattcagtgcaccatcaAAATGTATTCAGAGAACATTCATAGGCAGCATGTAAGACTACAGTACCTTTACACCTTAACATACCTTAAAATCACtttaatatacataaataacaaacattataatcatattattgtataatgtttgttataagTATTGAAGCACTGGTGCAGAGTGACAGCACAGAGAAGGACAGCCTCAGACACTTGATCTTGTTACTGTGACaaatcaaaaaatattttacagatCTTTTTCGACCTTTGAAGACATATTGTAAAGGGGGAAATCGAGATCTGAACAAATTTGGAAACAAATcgcaccaaaactgaagcagtgctGCACAGTGATAGGAAATGAGAAGGTCAGCCCAGACACTTCTGATATCTCAGTccatttatgtatgtatgtatgtcagaTCGTTTCATAAAAATCGGCTGGTGAAATTTATGAAGTTAGAGTACACGGTTTATTTATGTTATGTAGTGAATTTAAAGTGTAAGTTTACAAACAAACAATTGTTGGGTTGAGTACCGATGCTTCCCAAAAATACCTCAGTGCTGTAACCAAGTAGTTTTCCTTTGTTACTTTTCACCtttgctgcagggactgcaggcagtcAGTGTGTTTAGCCAAGTCATCTCACATTCAGTGTGTTTGCAGGATTTCAGCTGACAGACCGCAAGGTAGCTCTCAACATGATTGTTTGATTTACTTCAAGGACTGAAGTAGTTCAGTGTATCTGCAAACAGTCCTGTTATATACTGTAGTATGTACTTACATCGTTAGGCAGAGATAGGAGCTAACTTACAGAAATATCAATGTCATTCCATATAAACACAGCTAGGAGATCCACAGACCATGATACATGAATACATGATACaccgagattcagttagaaggggCACCCACGACCCACATTCTGTTTAGATTACCTAAATCCATTATTTAACCTGTTTTATTGCTCAGATTGATCTGTTACTAATGGCTGTTTCCTGAAGGTTTGAATCAGCTATATAGATGGTGTTCTTTCAAAATAGCACAATTTTAGCTGTGCTTCCATGATGTgttattaataaagcattatttTATTGATTTGTTACCAaacatatacaaaaaaaaaccaagcaTATACAAATGACTGAGCACATACAGCTCTATAATAGAGGTGACGGAAATAGGGTAAGTAACTTATATTCTCACTAATATATCCTCAGTGTGTTCCCTAACAGGGTGGGCTTGCCGATTTGCTGTGTGATAACTGACTCACAAGTTCAGCACTGGACAGCTACCCCATGTTGACCAGCCTGTGTCGTTTTTCCTATCCTCCTGTATTAGCTGTCATGTGATAAGTTAGATGTACTACCGTTCCACTACAGTGGCCAAGTTCATTGATCTTTTCACTCTTGACACATTTCATTAATGTATTCAGCCGAGAACATTTTAACAAACTAGCCATTTTCCATGATCACTTATCCTATTAGAGGGCCTTGAGGAGCCTGGAGTTTATTCCAGGAAGTATAGGGTGCAATGTGGAAGAACAGTCTGAACAGGATGCCCGTCAGGTGCAGAGACATGCTTACAACTGGCAAATTACAGACACCGATTCATTTCATGCAGAATGAAAGCTGCATGAATTCCAGGAGACCATGCATACTAGCACTCACTGCACCAACACTAACACAGCTACAATGACcaaactggggaggggggcaagggCAGGCATAATTTATACACAGATAATGAGTAACAATCCAGAGACAGGTGTGAGTGATTGGCACATTAGGGCTGGAAACAATTAAGAAAATATGGTATGGCCAAGGACCAGTCAGACatttgtaacctggggactgctgGTACCACGCAAGGATGAGCTAAATACCCTAATGCTGCATTTACAGctaaataaacattattaatattaatatcaatGCTGACTCCTGATCAACATTTCTTCAAAGGATACTGACTTCTTTCCAGCATCCCAAAGTTCATTTGACAGTTGAGTCCATACACCTTTTTGCTGGTTGTCTTTCGACTCTTTTATCATCACCTTTTCCAAGCATTAGAGAATTCTTCACAGCACCAGATATAAGCAAAATAATATTGGCCATTTGTACTTCAAGTGAAAATGCAGGCCTGATTTGCTCAAGAATCCACTCCcacagaaaggtttatttgtaccaTTCTATACATTAcatagaataattataaagacatctaAACCATAAAACAACATATGTGGAGCTGTGCACGGACCAAagaagtattaaacaaaaaaaaattgttgatCAAAAAAAAGAGCCACTTTCAATCGTGCCTGATTCAGATAACTTTCGGTAAAAAAATATTGAATAGATTTGCAATTAATTAGTACATGTTGTTTCAAACATTtcaaaaataactttaaaatataatttaatgtgAAGGAACTTCATACGTTTACATACTTCATACATTTTCATCTGACGAGTTGGGGGTGCTGCACCCCCGGTAAAATCGCCTACGCCTGATCCCCATTTTCATCAGTGACTTGAATGGTTTTTCCCCAGGTTGATTCGCTCTTGAttcaaaagtttaaaaaaacgcGCCCCGCACAGTGGGGTGCAATACGCCTTCCTGGCCGGAGGAGGCGCTGGTTAAACCTGCAGTCGCACCAAAATGTCTGCGGAAGTGTGTCCTTTAAACTTAGAGGGTTATTTGGTTAACTGTTCAGATTCTTAGTCAAGTTGGGATCTGTTACGATAAAATGATAGATTTTTGTGTAAGCTAAATTTTATATATGGCCGTTTAAAATTGTATTGTTTCATTTTGATGTAGCGTCAGCAGGTGAAGCATGCAGCGCGGTTCCCATGCAACCAACTCGCCTGACTCATGCGGACAAGCCTTCCGCGTCCTCGTCGGGGTAACAGGCAGTGTGGCAGCTTTAAAACTGCCTCTGCTGGTCTCGCAGCTCCTTGAATTACCCGGGGTGAGTGCGACTCCTCCAAATAATAACCTGGCTGACCCGTTATCTGCGGTCTGCCTTCATCCATGACATGTTTGGTTCCACATTAACGTTGACAGCTCCTCTTCAGCCCCGCCACTTTTTAAATCGaatgattaaaataataaaaaaaaatatgtatacagtatatgataTGATATACTTTGTAGATTccgggggaggaggggggatttCTTATGCATACAGCAGTGAGGTTCATAAAGTGCACAAGTACAAACACATTGCCAAACGAAGTGCAAAGACCCACAGTACACAATATAGTCCAGGAAATAACGGAGGATTGATGTGCGACTATGTTTTAGACAGTCCAAGTAACGTAGGTTGGTCTATCTGAGGATAAAGCTAACAGGTAAGTGACCCGTTTCTTATTGTAGACTCCATTCCAATGTCGCCCCTAAGCTCAAACCCGTCTGTGATTAACTGGCGTCACTTGCTAAGTGACTGAGTGCGAGAGGCTGCAAGGGCTCGAAATGGTGTGAATAGGAATGGAACACCACATTGCTACGTTACCTTGACAACGCCACAACATGTTCCTTACTGTTGTGGGTTTAtgacttattttaaaatttgcACTTTTTTTCACGGGCAAGGCAGTTAAGGGACCGCCTGCCTCATTTGCACATGTTCCAGGCTCTTGCGTTACCGAGTAGACAAGAGGTAATTGTCAAATAATACGTTACCTTGACAACGCCACAACATGTTCCTTACTGTTGTGGGTTTAtgacttattttaaaatttgcACTTTTTTTCACGGGCAAGGCAGTTAAGGGACCGCCTGCCTCATTTGCACATGTTCCAGGCTTTTGCGTTATCGAGTAGACAAGAGGTAATTGTCAAATAATCAATTTACTCTTTGTTTTGTCAAAACAGCATTTAAGCAAAAACTAAAAGAAATGGTTTACCATTTATGTTTCCTGGCTTCCCCtggtatttttttgttgtttcatgTCAACAGTATGAACGGTGGGTAAGACAATGTCTGCAGAAATGCAGATTTATGGACAATGTCCTTAAAGGGCTCAGAATGTCTGCGAGAGAACCCTCGTACACTTGATGATTTGACACTGGAACAGCTCTAAGCCCTCAAGGACTTGGCAGGAACGCACCTCAAAGTCCGTGAGTCTGGACATTGGGATTGCGCCATAAAATTACTCGAAAGGCATGGAAAGCTAGCTGTGTGATAGGGCTGGTATTTCCGTCCATGGGGAGAAAGCTCAGAGGAGGCATGCAGGGCCAATCCCAGCGCATGTGACACCTTAGCCAAGCATCGCTGCCCCCTATcggaggcaaagtgaaattggctggcaagtTGGCCCCCCCTCAGAATCTGATACACTAGCTGACTGTGTGCTGCCTATAGTATTGTGTGACCCTGCAGATTGggttataaaaatataaatttgtACCATAACTTCAAAGGATGTGTAATAGAAGTAAATATATGTTTCGTTCATCATAAGTATGATGGTCAATTTGAATGGAAAGTGCATAATATAGACATTAAGTAAataatttttatgtattaattcaGATACTTACTTAAACaagttaaaatgcatttatacaCTGACTGTGATAGTGGAAAGTGGGATGGGATCCTGTTCAGACAGACAACAGCTTTGGGATAGGCAGTGGTCCATCCTGGATAGGATTCCTGGGATTCCTGTCtgtcacatatacacatatttaTACTCATATACTCTCACACACAATGTGAAGATTTCATGCAAGCccctcacatacacacagcagaAGTGTGAATTGAATCGGCAACCGTGGCTGTATGAAGCAACGGTGCCACCGACTGAGTCAGCATACCACCCGCTGTCATATaatgccaaaaaaaaattaaccagACCTTGGGTTCCCCATTAGACAGATTTTCTTACTTTATTTTTATGACTGTTTCTTAGATACAGCTCCTTTCTGATGGCTCAGTTTCTGGAGCTGAACATTCCACTTCTGATTACTGCTGGTGTCGCATGTAACACATTGTTTCTCTTCTGCAATTTTTTGGTACTAGTCTCCTTTCAGCATGTGACCATAACTCACAGGGATGTCCCTGTTTTGTGCTTTTAATTTTTCTATAGGTATATGTCATTTACACTTCCCTTTTGCAGTTTGGGGGATTTTACTCTGAATTGGGCATGGGTCAGAGAATGTAAAAGCTTTCAGATGACATGCAAGAAAAGGCCTTGTGCATTTTTCGGTGCCTGTTTGCTGTTGTGTTGGTTTCCCCACATTGGCTGTGCTTGCCTCCGTCTGTCAGAGTAGGACCAAAAGTTTGCTGTGTTTTTTACCTGGGAGGGGATTCAAAGGCGACAGCTTGAGACAGAGATTGTTAGGAGAATCCCTCTGGTGTTGGAGGCAACAACTACGAATGGACACCAGTACTGGTTTTCATATGCATCAGATACTTAACGTTATTTCTGTTATTAAAGTGAAAACAGAGAGGCAATGCTGCAGATTTTGTCTGAGACCATTCTGAGCCTGACACCAGTTCCTGTGCTATCAAGTATGTACCACACAGTGCTGAACTCGGTAACTAACTTTCAAACCTAACAAGTCTGGGTTACTTCCTGTGGTATTTCTGAGTAATTGATGCACTCATCATGCCTAAATGCTCTAAAGGTCAAGTTGCCATTCAGCTGTGATGTGTATCTCAAATGGTTTGCAGGTATAGCTGTTCCACACCAATTTCCTCAGTGGCTTGCATATTTTGCGCATATTGTGTTTGCTTCGAATGTGCGGACTTATACGTCAGGTTTTATTCAGCATTGTGCTGTACAAGGGAGATCTTTTGTCAATTCTGGAGTACTGGTAGGTTAAAAGCTATTTTTTCGTAATGTTTTTGATGCTGGTCTTAAAGGTAGCACTGACtggcttttatttatgtttctgaTTTTGTGTAATCCTGATCATTTTAATAGCCTTTTTCATTGACTGGGAGCTCAGTTTTTTTTAGCCTGGTGTTGATGTTAGTTCACGTTCACAGAATTTGAAGCAGTCAGTCAGTGGGATGGGCAGGTTGTGTGCCCCCTTTGGGTTGCCTGgtcattatttaaattttaatgatgctttattgatccatgtggggaaattctctccGCCTACTATCCATGtgggtgagagcaagcttggcagcaaAGGGCCCATGGAgttggaggttaagggcctcgttcaagggcccacagacatgcctGTCCTggcaaggctgggcttgaactggcgaccttcctGGCACAGTCATagcggcttagcccactgaatcAAATCCTGTCCCTGTTTTTTGTTGCTGGGACCTGATGTACAAACTGTCCACTGCAATCTGCACATCTGTTAACCTGGTGGAGCAGTTTGCAGTAGGTGAGCGATGAAGTGCAGGCGAATGTTCTTGACAGACAGTTGTCTTCCAAGCAGTTGCAATCAGTGAAATATTTTCAGATTCAGAAAGTGTCACATAATGGGAGGTGTTAACATGCATGAAGAGACCTGGGCTGAGTTTCGTGAAACCTACTTAACACTATGTCATGCATTATGTGTTCTTTGTAAAAGAACTTCTGAATGACGTAGgattacgaacatttcaagaaACAGGCCCctgccatttttctttttttttttttttttactgttgcTCATGAGATGGCTCTCTGTTCCAGGTGGAGGTTCAGGTGGTCACCACTGACCATGCTACGCATTTTTACAAGCCTGAGCAGATCCCAGTCCGAATCTACACCGACAGGGACGAGTGGCAGGTATCCATGATGTCCAAGCTCGCTCAGATCTTTTCCAGCTTTAAAGGGGTACTGGATGTGAATGTGCCCCAGCAGAATGGTATGAACTTAACTTGAGTGCCTGGCTCTGCCGTAGATGTGGACGCAGCGCTCAGACCCCGTGCTGCATATAGAGCTGCGCCGCTGGGCCGACCTGATGCTCATTGCTCCTCTGGACGCCAACACTCTGGCCAAAATAGCTGGCGGTATCTGTGACAACCTTCTGGTAAGAGCATGCACAGGTTCAGCTGTGAGGTCCCATCCCTGGGCTATTTGGCTTGGCTCTGTGATACGTGCCTGTGACTGAGCGCTGTCTCCACATGCTGCCAGACATGTGTGGTGCGTGCTTGGGACCTATGCCGTCCGCTGCTTTTCTGCCCCGCCATGAACACGGCCATGTGGGAGCACCCCATCACCGCCCGGCAGCTGGATATGCTGAAGGACTTCGGCTACGTGGAGGTTCCCTGCATCGTGAAGAAGCTGGTCTGTGGGGATGAAGGTGCGTACCAGCCCAGCATGAAGGTTTTTGGCTGTGCTTTGCCTCGTATGTTGCTATTTATTTCATGGACAGGGAGTACATATGCTTTGGGACTGGATCACCACTGCTGAAGACAATTTCTGGTCAGTGTGATAACTCAAGAAGTATTTGATGGAACTTTGCAGACATAATGTATGGATGAAGATCTGgaactgatcaaattttgagacagattgcACCAAAACTGAGGCAGCGCTACATAGTGATAGCAAAGAGAAGGGCAGTGTCAAACACTTGATCCCATTTGTTCAATGCTCAAGATCTACACTTGAATTCCCGAAACTATGCTACGTGACAACAAAGGATGGAAACAGCAATTGCAGACACATAAGTTTCTGAACACAGTTAATCTCAGCAAAAAGCTGGTGAAATTTCCTACATTATTGTAGCGTAGTTGGACATACTTCGGTCAGTAAATCGATTCCCCTCCTGTGCATGcatactgggacaaggacagtagtccAATTAAACGGGACTATAACTGTAGCTTgacttagctgtgcatgtaaataTACTGGCTGTTGTCCTTCCAACAGCATCTAGTTTATATGTTTGCACATTCAGATATAATAAAGACAGGAAATGAAACTGACACTAAGATAATGGGCAACCAACTATCCCAGTTAGTACCTTTCATTTCAAGTTTCACTGAAGATCTGCATGCAAGACTTGTGTGAAAGTCATTATTGATACGAAGGGTTTGAACCTCACACAGCCATTGAAAATAAGTCAGTTTGGTCTGAAATGAGAGATGAGGCCCATCTCGATATTGGATGTTTAAGCCTCTGGATGGCGTTCAGGAGTGGACTgcctgcaaaaaaaataaataaatcttgcAGCTGCAAGTATCTGTTGGGCTCTACTGTTTTCTCGCCTCAAAGTATCAAGGACACATTCTTTGCATCGAGATTACACTCGTACACTCGTACTTACACAGCCTCAGCTGAATTTTGTCTATGTCAGACGTGTATAAATGTCTTTCACTCGACTAATGGATCCCTGTAACAATCATAGAAGGTGATGCTTATGTAATGGAAGGTTCCAAGCTAGAGTCCTCTTCGGATGCTTTTCCATCACAGTAGGTACCGTACTTCTGCTATGGGCCTTTCAGTACTTTCCCTTGACTCCTGGTCCAGTACCAGTATCAATATTTCCAGTACCTCAGGTTCCAGTCCAACTCTGGTACATTTTTGGTAATTTGGTGTTTTGGGGTGGCACATGAAACACTTtctttgtcgattggttatgaTTGTAATAAATGTTGGGGCATTGATAAAGCAAAAAgcagttcaacataaatttctcacaaacccgtaGGAGAAAACGATTGTCTCAGAAAACATATGAAGCAGCACTCATGGAAAGCAGCAGATGAAAActttaaacacatttttaagTATATACTACACAATCTTGAAAAGAGAGAATcataaaaatagatttttttccccctatgAGACTGTAAAAGAAATGTTTTAGCGAAACTGAAACTCCCTGCGCAATAATGTTCATTCCGAATTCAGGGTGAGAAAAAGCCAactcttaatctagctgactagcgatgtgagaattgcatgtgcataacatgcaatgttgctatttatattgcacatcatccagccctataatatgcTGCAGTCATTTTTTGAATTCGGTACAAAAAACCCCATCTTgagttgtgatgtcattcagtggCGATACCAGTTTTTATGGCAGTgaaaaaccaacaccttgaagtactgtacttttggtacttccttgaagtaccaaaagttcagtacctagtgcagtggaaaagcgccttTTATGAGAACTTCCTGCACTGGGGTTTAATGGCTCAATACTTTAATAATCTGTAAGAATGGAATAGTGAACTTCTGTTAGTGCTCTTTCTTTAT
The Paramormyrops kingsleyae isolate MSU_618 chromosome 13, PKINGS_0.4, whole genome shotgun sequence DNA segment above includes these coding regions:
- the ppcdc gene encoding phosphopantothenoylcysteine decarboxylase isoform X2; the encoded protein is MQRGSHATNSPDSCGQAFRVLVGVTGSVAALKLPLLVSQLLELPGVEVQVVTTDHATHFYKPEQIPVRIYTDRDEWQMWTQRSDPVLHIELRRWADLMLIAPLDANTLAKIAGGICDNLLTCVVRAWDLCRPLLFCPAMNTAMWEHPITARQLDMLKDFGYVEVPCIVKKLVCGDEGKGAMAEVSTIIDAVRECLQRHKKGPVSL
- the ppcdc gene encoding phosphopantothenoylcysteine decarboxylase isoform X3 is translated as MWTQRSDPVLHIELRRWADLMLIAPLDANTLAKIAGGICDNLLTCVVRAWDLCRPLLFCPAMNTAMWEHPITARQLDMLKDFGYVEVPCIVKKLVCGDEGKGAMAEVSTIIDAVRECLQRHKKGPVSL
- the ppcdc gene encoding phosphopantothenoylcysteine decarboxylase isoform X1 produces the protein MHSSCLNALKVKLPFSCDVYLKWFAGIAVPHQFPQWLAYFAHIVFASNVRTYTSGFIQHCAVQGRSFVNSGVLVEVQVVTTDHATHFYKPEQIPVRIYTDRDEWQMWTQRSDPVLHIELRRWADLMLIAPLDANTLAKIAGGICDNLLTCVVRAWDLCRPLLFCPAMNTAMWEHPITARQLDMLKDFGYVEVPCIVKKLVCGDEGKGAMAEVSTIIDAVRECLQRHKKGPVSL